The proteins below come from a single Cannabis sativa cultivar Pink pepper isolate KNU-18-1 chromosome 3, ASM2916894v1, whole genome shotgun sequence genomic window:
- the LOC133035515 gene encoding uncharacterized protein LOC133035515 yields MGKLVYKQASKHGKTDMFIIRKIEHTHTCSLDITSGDHPQATSNLVGKVIKNKFVNPKRDYTPTEIVDDMADDYSVSISYQKAWRAREKAIVDARRCPQESYRTITDLVTDEDNKFKYLYFAVGASIKGWQHCTPIIVTDGTFLTNQHGGTLLIASAQNANRHIFPLAFAVVDSENDSSWEWFLHKIKETYGEREGQCIVSDRHESILKAVKETFPDIMHGVCCYHLMKNIKMKFKKGGDELKIAFNSASKAYNIEDFEKSMQDLDNIDVRIRDYLVNEIGVEKWTRLYGMNRRYKTMTSNIAESVNAALKGISDLPIATLLECLHSLVQRWYWENKNRAQKTTTTLAKIPEKTLKKQRDMSLKYKVETANLLVYQVHDNNRSHIVNLENKTCSCQRFEYDEMPCSHAMAVLSKRNLSCYKYCSYYYTKEAFMATYEDSILPLGEATSWNIPDLIRNIVVLPPKHKRAAGRPKKQRYKNGLEAKAQVVCGQCHQRGHNKRSCKNDPKDLKPPRKRKRS; encoded by the exons ATGGGGAAACTAGTTTACAAACAAG CATCAAAACATGGAAAGACTGACATGTTTATCATAAGAAAAATAGAGCATACTCATACATGTTCATTGGACATCACTTCTGGAGACCATCCTCAAGCTACAAGCAACCTGGTTGGAAAGGTTATAAAAAACAAGTTTGTAAACCCAAAAAGAGATTACACTCCAACAGAAATTGTGGATGACATGGCAGATGATTACAGTGTCTCTATATCTTACCAAAAAGCATGGAGAGCTAGAGAAAAGGCAATTGTGGATGCTCGTCGCTGCCCACAAGAATCATACA GAACAATCACAGACCTAGTAACAGATgaagataacaaattcaaataTCTATACTTTGCAGTAGGTGCTTCAATAAAAGGTTGGCAACACTGTACACCAATAATAGTCACAGATGGAACCTTTTTGACAAACCAACATGGAGGCACTTTGTTGATAGCAAGTGCACAAAATGCAAATAGACATATATTCCCACTTGCATTTGCAGTAGTAGATTCCGAAAATGACAGCTCTTGGGAATGGTTTCTtcacaaaataaaggaaacttatGGCGAAAGAGAAGGTCAATGCATCGTATCAGATAGACATGAGAGTATACTAAAAGCAGTAAAAGAGACCTTTCCAGATATAATGCATGGGGTATGTTGTTACCATTTGATgaagaatataaaaatgaaattcaaaaaaggAGGTGATGAGCTCAAGATTGCATTTAATAGTGCATCTAAAGCTTACAACATAGAAGATTTTGAAAAGAGCATGCAAGACTTGGACAATATAGATGTAAGAATAAGAGATTACTTGGTGAATGAAATTGGTGTCGAAAAGTGGACAAGACTATATGGCATGAACAGGAGATACAAAACAATGACATCAAATATTGCCGAATCAGTCAATGCAGCCTTGAAAGGAATAAGCGACCTACCCATCGCAACTCTACTAGAATGCCTACATTCATTGGTGCAAAGATGGTATTGGGAAAACAAGAATAGAGCCCAAAAAACTACAACAACACTGGCAAAAATACCTGAAAAAACATTAAAGAAACAAAGAGATATGAGTTTAAAGTACAAG GTTGAAACAGCAAACCTTCTGGTATACCAAGTACACGACAACAACAGATCTCACATAGTAAACTTGGAGAATAAAACATGCAGCTGCCAACGATTTGAATATGATGAAATGCCTTGCTCTCATGCAATGGCTGTACTAAGCAAAAGGAACCTGTCTTGCTACAAATATTGCTCATACTACTACACGAAAGAAGCTTTTATGGCAACATATGAAGACAGTATACTCCCATTAGGTGAGGCAACATCATGGAATATACCAGATTTAATAAGAAATATTGTAGTCCTCCCACCTAAACATAAGAGAGCTGCCGGAAGACCAAAGAAACAACGATACAAAAATGGACTTGAAGCAAAAGCACAAGTGGTATGCGGTCAATGTCACCAGAGAGGACACAACAAAAGATCATGTAAAAATGACCCAAAAGACTTAAAACcaccaagaaaaagaaaaagatcataa